In the Arachis ipaensis cultivar K30076 chromosome B04, Araip1.1, whole genome shotgun sequence genome, TACACACATCCACAAATTCATTTACCCCTTTAATAAAACTGGGTTTAAGACCCCGCCTCTGATCATACGTTCTATCATACATCCAACTTCGGTTCTGGTTTTCCATTATTAATGAATTTAATTTCCTACATATCAAAGGGATAATattcactttttaatttttttatactttcACTATGAATGGTTTACACAAACAAGCATACATAAGTAAGTATAGATAAGCATGCATAATAATTTAACAGAGATaataaagatgaagataaagataaaataaaactcaatagTTTAATagtgataataaataaataaaaaagtagaaGGTTAAACCTTGAATAGCTTTTCTGGGAGTCTTAAACTCTACCAATACTTGTGATAGTGTAAATGGATGCCACTAGAACTTTGATAATACTTCTGACTATGTCAACCCtgccaaaaaaatatatataggcaCATCAACACTAAAAACAATACATAAAAGTCTTCTAAAAACTTGAATATAAAAACACTTGTTCACTCAACAATTTTTTATAAACAATTAATCAGGTCAGGTTTATGAAAGTGATCTCTAAACAGGAAGTACTATATGGGTCAAAACCAAGCCCAAAGGCTAATAGTGCAAAAAAGCTTTCAAGGCAGTCAAGTACAACTGGATCTGGTAGAAGAACCTCCCTTGGTGCAAGTTCAAAACCGGAAGCGAAAGCTACTCACTCATATTTCTCATCAGGTAGTAAAAGGGTCTTCATCGTCATAACATTTTTCATCCTGTAAATACTCTTCTTAAATGGATTACACAAGCACAAGCAGCCATCAACAATGTAGTAATGTATCTAAAAATAACATAAGATTTCTGGATATGGATTCCTGTTTGTGTTTTGCATTGTTTTAGAAGAAGAGTCTTCTCCAACGGGTTCTCCCAAGCACTCTCAATGATGGTCGTTTGGTAAGGCTGTATGTGGCACCGAGGAATGGTTTAggcatttttctttttgtttcataTTGAAGGTGGAGGCCAAAGCCACATCTCAGCTGATAGATTTTCCCAATATTTCTTGCTGGTATATCTACAATTTCCTTGTGTTTCATATAAATTGCACAAACAGCTTGCGATgtatgatgtatgcatgcacattttctttcttgtatgATACTCAATGCATATGCAACTAGAACTCTTACAACTACATTTTGGTTTACCTCATGTTCAGCTAAAACAGGAGTTGATATTGCTCATTCTCCTTTGGAAAAGAACTTATTTGGTAGTGGAAGTGTTCGCAAGATAGATTCTCCTTCAGCGAGACAACCTTTTTCACCCATCTCTTCGACAGAATCATCAAAAGCAAACTCAGCAAATACCAcagatgaactaaaaatgcagCAGACTGAGGAGTTGGTGAAAACATTAACACTTTACAATATGCCATTCACTAGTCCCTCAAAGACATCAACAGTGGTAGATGAAGAGAATAAAACCCCAAAAGCAATgccattttctctcttctcttcaacATTACCACCAAATTCCTCAAATGAATCAGATATACAGACTCAGAATTTACAGAAAACAATAACACTACACAATTTGCCATTCTCTACTCCTTCAAAGACAGCAACAGAAACAGTGGTAGATGAAGGGTATAACACTCCAAAGGTAATGGCTATTCCTGTTCCAACTACACCTTCATCAGTTCCTTTTGGAGGATACTCGGCTCAAGAAACTGAATATTCCTTTGAGGAAAGAAGGCTTGGTTGTGTGTTTGAATGATTTTGTGAAGTCAAATTTAATTGGCTTCTCATTTTTGTGTACATAATCTCCTACTAGTGTATGTGGAAAATGGATAGAGCTTCTGAATGCAACATTTTGCAGTCTAATGTGATATTTTGTTATATAGTCTCCATCTGAAAATTGCTAAAAGTATTATTCTGTTGTTATTAAGAGTATTAATCAAAATCCTATGCCTTATATCACAAAGCCATTCAAAAACCCATGAAGATGATACCAATTCCCTCATTGAAATAAAAAGAGCCATTGACCCAAACTCAGTGTCCCAAAGTTCATTCCTTTATAACAGCACTTTGCCCTTAGACAACACCTCAAGTAGAGTAACAGCACTTGATCTTGACACAATTGGTTATGAAGGGTTCTTAACCCCAGCCATTGGGAACTTAACAGAACTAACAATTCTCAACCTCAACAACAACAAATTAGAGGGCCATTACCAGAATCACTTGGAAATCTAAGGAAACTAATAAGGATCACAATGTCATCAAACTTCTTCACAGGTAAAATCTCAGAGGAGATAACAGGGTTGAGAAGCTTAACATACCTTAGCTTAGCTCGGCAACTCGACAAAATCCCAGAGGAGATAACAGGGTTGAGAAGCTTAGCTAGAAGAATACCAGACCTCACCGGACCTTAGCTTAGCTCGGCAACTCGGCACATTAGACCTTAGCTTCAACCAGTTCTATGGCAATCTTCCTATCAGTAATGAAGATTGTACTTAACCCTAATTCAATTCCAGCAGTAATGAAGAGAAATCGAAGTCAACCAAGAAGACCAGAAAAGAAATTAAACAATACCTAATATAGCTTGAAATCTGTGAATGAATTGAAGAATGCAGATCCAGAGGAAGAAGTACTGATGGTGACAAACCGTTTCGTGTCCAGAGGGACCAGAATCTGCAGCTGCACCGGCGAGAGTACAACCTGCCGTGGAAGCTTCGACAGAGGGAGAAGGAGGAGGTGGTGCGGAAGAAGGTGGACGCGGAAGAAGGGGAATTAGGTTTCTGAACTTTGGGGGTTCTGGACGCGAGTGTTATGATTTTTAGTGATAAAAATCGACGACACTTGTGTCGATTTTAATTTTACAAAAAAGCAACATCTATTACatctattttatacattaaatacacACCGTCCATTTCATTTTAGGAAGCGATCTATACTGTTCAAATTTATCGACGGTAATGTTGTCAATATTTGAAATAATAAAATGGACGGCGTCTGcgtcgattttaaaataaaagcatTTTCGACTTCTGGTGCGTCGATAATATGACGATAATAGGAAAAAAATTAATTCACCATATAAATATCGACGACTaggccgtcgattttaatatttttatttttaattttttttttagtaataTCGACAGCAGGCCGTCGAAAATTATCGACGGCAGAAATAGCCGTCGATTTTTGCCGTCGATAAAcacgctttttcttgtagtgaacacACACAGAtatatctaaaatttaaagtCACTAACGTAAAATTTAGTTTAATGTTATaccattaaataattttttatcagaataactttttcttttatataaCTTTCTGTTAAACTAAAAATTTATAGAACATTTTTTAAGTCAACAATTTTTGTCAATTTTGGTAAGCATTTGGTTAGCATAAACATCAAActgtttttaaaaaataaattttattaatttatcgNNNNNNNNNNNNNNNNNNNNNNNNNNNNNNNNNNNNNTCTCTGATATATAAATACAAGTTGTGTTAATTTGTGAATATAAATTTTAGtaaatatatgtataaattatatattttatgtgTATAAACTCTTTTAAATATGGGTACAAACTGTTAATGGTAAAATATTaacttaaaataataatatttattgatcATGTagtattgttaaaaaaattatattgagtAAAATCTATTTTTGCCCTAAACTATTTCTCTAACTCTCATCCCCCCATCGTTTAGAAAATGACATTGCAGCCCCTAATGATTAATTTCGTCAGACATACTACTTCTCTCCATTAATGTTTTTGTCCGGAGCTAATGAATTTTACCTACGTGTCACGTTAGTTGATGATCTGTCAAAGAACCATTTCAAAGGACAAAACGCCACATGTCATGTTAGCAATATGCTAcaataaaataggataattaAATCcctgaaaaaaaatttttaggagACACTTAAACCCCTAactaatttaaacataaacctATAATGAACCATGAAGTAGGACAAGTATCCCTAAATTTTAACAAATCATTCTATCTGCTACTGCACTGGTTGTTGGCCATTGATAATGTAACAACTCTAATTTTTGCACTAAtgcgaattttttttaaaataatattttaaagcgaTTAGTTTTATTATGACGAGTCAATTTCGAACCCCAAAGTAAAATAGATGGTAATATATTTTCATtattatcttatttatttattttacttgttttgATTATAATGGAACttagataataatattaatattattatcaagTCCGACTTTTGccgataaaattaattattagtatttttttataaGCTTAGAATTGCTAAAACCCCATCAAATATCTTTATATTTCtaagttactaatgtcatttatgtTAGTAACTCGCATATATTTATCTTTATATTCCTATGTTCTTTAAATAACACTATTACTTAGTAATATTTAACCTATCATTTCTCGTGGCCGAAAGTCTAGGAAAACTAAGTGAGATCAAGCCAAACGTGGCCTGTGTACCAatagatacatatatataaagGTGACACTTAATGAACTTGCATGTATCCAAACAAGAAGAGAGAGTGGCCGAAGTTCATGTGAAAACCGTGAgttccttttaattttcttttttgatttattttgatccataactccaataaaaaatctaatccagtAAAAGTGTTTGTATCCTCTTCCTTTACACGTTGGCATTACTTTTATTTGGTAGAAGTTGACAGTAACGTAATTCCATTTCCTCTCAATTTTAGCTAATTGGAGTTCTATGAGACACAGACGATTTTttacgttttcttcttcagcagctcgaTCAAAAAGCTTCTTCAGAATTTTCGTTAATTTTGAATTCATACAGAGGTAGGTTTGGTAACTTTATgataattaaatatgaatttgataagtgaatgttgatttgatTGATTACTGTTTGAGTTTGATTAAGTTTACGTTAAAATTCTGTAAAGTTATTGTCGTTGTTTGTAAATTACGGTTCGGCCATGCAGAACATCCCAATTagaattattttgatgattttggggcTGTTGTGAATGAAAATTATTGATTAAAAGTGATAAAGTTTGATGGCCAATAGATTAAACTAAAAGTTGTGAAAAATCAGTAACCAAAAAACTCGAAAAcggattaaaatacaagtaatattttgaaaggaaAGGATTAAGGGTTTCGATTTTGGTATAAAAGAAAGATTAGTAATTACATTTTATTTTTGAAGGACaatattgtatttgtatataaaaatcgaGGTATAACTTGTAATTGTATAAGCTTTCAAGTATTTTGGTTAATAAGT is a window encoding:
- the LOC107636517 gene encoding 65-kDa microtubule-associated protein 3-like; translated protein: MKVISKQEVLYGSKPSPKANSAKKLSRQSSTTGSGRRTSLGASSKPEAKATHSYFSSAKTGVDIAHSPLEKNLFGSGSVRKIDSPSARQPFSPISSTESSKANSANTTDELKMQQTEELVKTLTLYNMPFTSPSKTSTVVDEENKTPKAMPFSLFSSTLPPNSSNESDIQTQNLQKTITLHNLPFSTPSKTATETVVDEGYNTPKVMAIPVPTTPSSVPFGGYSAQETEYSFEERRLGCVFE